The DNA region gaacttgcatgtggccttcatttttatttaggggcaaacacttggagcgggtattactgtctaatgacagcatctagtttaaattgtgaaaataatacaaatggctgaactcttttaaaaatgaaatacagtatATAAATGGCAGAGAcactaaatagatacaaagcaatAAGTTTTCAttgacaattttcaaaaaattcccGTTCGAATTTTCTCTATCTGTTTACAAATCCCTTACTATTTTTGATTcagttaaacaaaaaattgaatgatgataatactaacacacttatagtattaaactaataATATTAACCTTATTCTGCTAGCATAAcgtttatatgaggtcaatgatcaaaattttgaggtatggtgtcttttatcgtttttaagcatttttttgaattatgatactgccaaaaataattcagtgaaaaaacaaaacttgaaaaattTAGTTCGATTTTCTTCTGATTTGATTAAAAAGCCTAATTACATAgtatagaaaaatattgaatgccttgtcaataataattcatttcaataatgCCTTTTGTGTTTAGAATAAATTTTCCTCATGACATTAAacatccgaatttgagaactcaaacccttaGTAAACAAAATCCTTATAGAAAATATGACAGTTCCGAGGAATGTGGTTTATAGTTTAATGCAAATTCTGGATCCCAAAAGcattaaaattatgaataaggGGTGTTTGAGAAGTAGAGAGAATATTTTGCCAAAGCTTCAAATTATTTATGGCACGTTGATTCTTAAGACAAATCGGTAGTTGGTCGGTTTTGCTGTGAAACGACAGCGTAGTACAAACGTGTTTGTGTATCCATCTCTCCTTAAAACTTCCCATTAAAACATGCAAGCGCACCAGGAAGCCAGGTTTTATCTGGCAGCCGcacgaaaaaatattttttcctacGTGGCagcaagaagaaaaaaatatcagctaggcgatgaacgtagtttggtcacaaagatatttatgattatcgaaatatcaagcaaaaataGGTGGAAGCAGAAACTTGGGGCAGAGTATAGTTCAGCGTAACCATCAGACTTTGGCGTCTGTATCGGCAACATACCATCGCATTTTGGCGCAGACCATCAGACTTTGTCGGACCATTGGGCTTTGGATTCTTACACTTCTTTAGTAGCTTATTCACTTtgaagtacatatacatgtacttactgtgAACGCTATGTGAAGTGATGTGAAGTTTAAGTGTGATTTACCTCCAGCATCAATGACCATGTACTTTTCTCCGGATTTGAACACGTTATGTGAAGTGCCTTTTTGTAAAGGAAAACGTTTTTTGCAGTACAAAGTAGTTGCTACCGGCTCGAGGACAAGTATTAACCTCTCTCTGCATATACCAACCTAAAACGAAGTTCCTGTGTGCGTTTTAGATGGATTGTACAAACTAAACTAACAAAACATTACTCAGAATGGAACTTGATGAAGAAAATTTAACCTTTTCTGCAGCTTCTCTCATAAATTGTATCGATTTGTCGTCCCAAATGGCTGGCACTGTTAAAACCCACGTTATACCAGACTCGTCTAGTATGCTGGTCGACTGTTTCTTGAAGTTGGTAAACAGATGACTTTTTAAATATCCAATAGCAGAAGAAAATACTGTTATTGCTTCCATTGTCTTTCCTTTGCCATCTTTAATAAGAGTTTCTCTAGTCAAACCCTgtaacaaaaaacatttttttatttacttattgctactgtatacagggttattttcaccccgtgtaattttcgcccttctatacttgcaaacagtttcgcctcGTGTTGAATTCGCCCAAACACAGttgttttaaaagagaaataattgaaaacatCGGAATTCGTCcggtcttaaattcgcccgctgagtCAACGAGGAcgaaggggcgaaaataaaacggggcgaaTATTTTGCTGAATACAGTATTCGTTTATTGTTAACAATCGATTTGAGCTCATTTAATTGCGATTCCGATTACATTTTGCCTGGTGCTTGGTTGtaaacttatttcttcaaaagTATTGTAACGTGCAAGGGGGTCACTGCCTGTGTTCCCCCCAAGGGCCCGCACTCGAGATAGAATCGGATAGCCCtaattgctgccaatatttaaaAGTGCAGACTTCAATCACCGCGcttgcacatatatagggactcaacgttacgcaggcaggaaTGACCGCATACTTGCGCCAACAACGCAACCTAACAAAAGCAgtgagtgccgcacacttgcgctagaaaggccagaacaccagcagggatgaccgcatcCACCACCTATACGAGCAGGGATGATCACACACTTAAATTGATGCGATACAGAGCAGGGATCTCCACACACTCTGTATCAAAGTGTAGATCACAAAATTAAGAGATAGTAGGAATGTCCACACAGTCAATGTAGGCATACCTGTCTACGTTCCACCTCAAAACGTCGTCTCACTCTACTCAATTCACACTGTTCCTATATATGTGCCGATCTAGAATAAATCGTAGTATTTCAAAATAGAaaaccaaaaataaacaaactatcTAGACCTAACCCCAAAAATACTTATACATAACAACTTATTTACATTGAATGAttaatattgcataaaagtagTTAGCAAACTAATTGGTCATTATTGAGAACATTaatcaaattatcaaaaatcaaaaaaaacaAAGGGGAATTATAACTCTTGctaaaaaatgcattaataaCTGCCCGCTTCAGTATCAAGAACAACTGTGCCACTAAATCGGGGCGCGGGCTTAAGAATTAATATTGGTTTAAATCAATGGTCGTGTTTTCTTGTATAAATGTcgatacattttaaaaacaaaacctgATAATATGTTGGTTGTCTAATGGCACGAATTCTCAGGAGCCACCGCATCAGAAATGcgcatatttatataatgtaagtTTGTCCAAACTGTGAACCCCTGGCTGACCAACAATAGATCAACATTGCAACATACACTGTAGCATgcaaaaacaattaattttactGTGCAAGCATCTTGATtatgaaaagattttaaaaattgtaaaatactattttaaattataaaatttaataaatataattaactgTTTAATATCAGACTGCAGAACTAAAGCTTTACTAGAATTTTTTCTACTATTTAGCTACGGTTCCATATTTGCAAAAACCCTGAATTAACAGTTGGTTAACTTCACTGGACATCGCGCGTGTTGCTTCTCCAACACGCCACCGGGCGTTTGTTTTTGTGCGTCCGCTTGTTTTATGTTGATGTCTGTTCGTATTGCATTTATGTatgttggttttactttttgtttgtttgatttgtatAAAGACACCTTTGGttgtttttatgtatatttatattgcaAATAATTGGTTTTGCATTTATggtcattgataatattattttgcattgttgaatttaaattaccattgattttgtaaaaatgtatttttgctGTTTCCGCTGCCCATTGATACCCCAATAGTATTGACCAGATAAGAGTGTCATTAGATGTAGCGAATGCTGTGTCTAAACATTtatgaatatatcaaaaatgaCGAATGCAAATTTACTAGTAGTGTTCAACGTATATAATACAGATGTTAGAATGATGATATACATACCATCTTATCATACACcatcattttgaaatttctgaAGTAATACCAATCATGGTTCTTGCCCTTAAGAGCGGAGTAGTTTTCCTCAGCTTCATAACCGAATGAATGAAAGTTTCTTGTCGGATCAAAAAGAACGCAACTCGAGGTCTTATATGACGCCAACCTTCCAGTATCTGCATTTGTGGATGTCTTCAACGGGTCTCTCTTGTATTCGTGTTCAGAAAAATACGCATAGCCAGAAAATGTTGTACCAAAATCAATCGCTACTACCTTCAAAGTCGACATGagttttctgaagaaaaaaaaataaacatgatatcTTACTTTCTGAATTCTTAACCGATATACTggtttgaaatttataaaaaagcgttTGGAATTGCTTTGATATAGaatcaataattattttctaATCTATGGAATTCGGATAGGGCCACCATCGCACCATCGACGTTTAAGTCGATAGTGCGATGACGATGGCGCGAATGCGCGATGACGATGGTGCGAATGCGCGATGACGATGATGCGATGGCGCGACACTACAATAACGATTGTGCGATGGCACGATAAAGCGATGAACCGATGAGACGATAGCGATAACGCGATGGTGCGATAGTAATGTCACGATGGTGCGATAGCGATTATGCAATGCTCTATCGGGTCATCGTTAGTTCTTTAACACGTCATCGTCTTCGTATCATCACATCATCGCTCTATTGACTTTCTTTAAAAAGGATAACATTCCCAGCAGCCATTGCACAAAATGGCGTTTGATGACGAAGAGATGTTAGAAAATTAggattaaagataaaataaatttattacgGACACAGTAACGTGCAGATGTTTGTGTTtgttgatgtataaatataaacCCTGCAAATATATCATAggtactttttaaaacattaaagacacattttttatcaaatctaaCAGCCCACTAGTATACTGGAATTGAATCTTATTTCGCTCAATATATAGAACgtatgtttgtttttaattaatttgaatgtGAATTATCACCCTCCCCGTTTGAATCCATGCCTTGATCATGTGGTCTTCTTTAATTGCATTGTATTCTTTGTTAATTTacctattattttaatatttatgttgTTAGCTAGAAGGACAATGCTTATTTGTAATACCTAATTATTATTAGAGAGTCAAGTTTATCAACCTAGTAAGGTCAATTTCTCATATGAAA from Crassostrea angulata isolate pt1a10 chromosome 7, ASM2561291v2, whole genome shotgun sequence includes:
- the LOC128191323 gene encoding heat shock 70 kDa protein 12A-like, translating into MSTLKVVAIDFGTTFSGYAYFSEHEYKRDPLKTSTNADTGRLASYKTSSCVLFDPTRNFHSFGYEAEENYSALKGKNHDWYYFRNFKMMVYDKMGLTRETLIKDGKGKTMEAITVFSSAIGYLKSHLFTNFKKQSTSILDESGITWVLTVPAIWDDKSIQFMREAAEKVGICRERLILVLEPVATTLYCKKRFPLQKGTSHNVFKSGEKYMVIDAGGGTTDITVNEMRTDGSIRELHKASGCDWGGKNVDSSFISVLADIVGKDVMENFSVINDYDFLALLNDFEMKKRTISPDLNESVTIKVPKSLPETFSERNPRSKITDVILNSKYKDQLTWIEHEIRMDANLVKTLFDEICMQIVDYLNDLFTVPAFTDVSCILLVGGFAESLMLQTAIKEAFENKKIVIPKKAGLAMLKGAVYFGQQFR